AGTTCAGGATGTAAAGCGATACCCGTGTTCGCAGGAAGCGTCCATGGAGTCGTCGTCCAGATCACGATGCTAGTTGCTTTCGTTGGGTTACCCAACTTTGCAAGAGTTGCTGCATCGGTGATATTGAACTTCACATAGATCGAAGGGGATTTGTGATTGTGGTATTCAATCTCTGCATCAGCTAAAGCGGTTTTCAAAACCCAGTTCCAATAAACTGGTTTTACACCGCGATAGATAAGGCCTTTTGAATATGAACGAGCAAACTCACGAACCTCTTCAGCTTCGTAAGCAGGTTGCATCGTCAAATAAGGATTTTCCCAATCAGCCAAGATGCCAAGACGTTTAAAGTCTTCACGCTGAACGTTCACCCACTTCGTCGCTTCTTCACGACAAAGTGCCAAGATCTCTTGATCTGTTTTTGTGATCTTCTTAGCTTGAAGGTCTTTTAAAACTTTGTGTTCAATCGGCAAACCATGGCAATCCCAACCTGGAATGAACACAGATTGAAAACCGCGCATGTTTTTATATTTTACGATGATGTCTTTTAAAGTTTTATTTAAGGCATGACCTAAGTGAATGCCACCGTTTGCATACGGAGGTCCATCAGGGAAAACGAATTTTTTCTTCCCTTTGTTCTTACTAGACATTCTTTGATAGATTTTTTTGTCTATCCAATTATCGATGATTTTAGGTTCCTTGATTGGAAGGTCCCCTTTCATCGGAAAGTCAGTTTGTGGCAAACGGATCGTGGATTTGTAGTCGGGAGTTTCGCTCATGCCAATATTCCTCTAATCTGGAGAAAGCACTAAAGATGGGCAGTATAGCTTATTTTGCTAAATAAATTAAATGGTTTCCTCTTAGAAGCGGATGGTTCTGAAGGGACTTTGTACAGTTCTGAAAAAGGCCTACTTCGTAAGGCCGCGAGCGCGGGTATAGCCGATTTTAATAAGCATTCTTAAAACTTCTAGATCCGAACTCAGATTGAAAGCCTCTTTGACTTCCTGAATCATCTCATGGGAAGCAGGATCCAAAAGCTCTGAAATGTCAGAATTTCGAGTCATCGCCGTCATGGTTTTTTCAGTATATGAAACCTGAGTTTGCGTCGGTACTGGAGCATGAACTGCTACTGGTTGTTGCACATACGCAGTTTGAACCGGAATTGCCATTTGAACAGGAGCTTGCTGAACATGAACATGTTGGACCGGTGCATGCTGAACCGGCACGTGCTGAGCGGGAACATGTTGTTGCATTTGCACAGGTGCTTGGGGCTGAATCGGTGGTTGAGTCGGACGGTCTAACTCTCCCATCATGCCGGCAAGACTTTTAAGTTCATTTTTGAAGTTTTTAATACTTGGACGCTCTAAAGCGTGGTCCCCATCGCGAGTCGCCTTTAAGAAAAGGCTCACTAAGATATCCGGAGTTGTGGCCATCTCTTTGATCGAAGAATTTTGACTCATCAGCCATTGATAGGCTTTAAGCAAAGTATCTTTCGTATAAGCCTGTGGCGGTAATGGGTTCATTGTCATCTTAAGAAGCTCTCCGGGCAGGGGATTGAAAGTACCGACTCCATTACTGTGAGTCAATCCAGTGTGCCCGAAAAATAGCAGGTTTATTTGCCCATAATTTGTGCATCTCTAAATACAGTACTTAAAGTGGATTTTAAAACTAGAGGCGTCGCAGAAATTAAAAAATCGGCGACGGTTTTTCTTGATTTCTTTTTCTAGAGTTTACGGCAGAAGGCTTGATTTTACGGACTCGTAGCGGTTTTTAACTTTTGCCCAAATATTGCTGTGGGGGCCGGTGATACCGTCTTCACCTACTTTTTCAGTAGTTCCCGCAAGCCCGCGCGCAGGCGCATTCACTTGTCCTGGAAGAAATTTTCTTAATTCTTCAAAGGCAATTCTTTCTTGTTCTGTCATGGTTTCTTCAGTCTCAGCTTCATCCGGTTTCCCAGGTTTTTTTGCACCCTCGGCTGCGACCACGGGATCTGCTACATTTGGTTTTGCAGCAGCACCACCACCACCGTAAAATCCACCTAGCACACTGCGATCGCTGATGTTCTTTTTGCCTTTGGTTTTTTTATTAAGTGCGGCGGCACCCAGCTTAGAGCTTAATGACGGGTCGCCACCTTGTTTACCTTCTGCTGCTGGATCATCGGGAACGCCCGCATGATCGTGGTGTTTTAATTTATCCATATCTGAAAGATCTAAATTGTCTTTGGCACCTTTTTGTCGATCTGCTAATTCAGAGCTTGAATCTAAGTTGCCACCTGCAGTCGATGATCTGCACATCGCATGATTTGGATTCCCGCGACACACACAAACTTTATTGTTAGCCATACTTGGATGACTGCAATCCATTGCCTTTTCTTGGCCAGAGTTACCGCAACCAGGATAGTTCGGATTCTGCATGCACAATTCACTTGGGCCAGTACCAGCACCGGCAGTCAGCGAAGCGCAGTCTTGGGAATTCATGGTGATCTGTGAATAGTTTTGTGCGGCTGCTTGCGCGTCAGCCATTTTGCCTGTAAAGCCAGAACAGGTGGTACGATTTTGATTTAAAACCTTGCGAGCTACATCTTGCGAAGCCAGCGATTTTTTATTTCCACACATAGGAACAATCTGAGTCGTGGAACAAGTAGCATGGCAAGATTTGATAGCGGAAGTGCACACTTGTCGATAAAGCATTAGCCCAGCACTGACTCCTTTACTTAGACTTGCCATCTTTGAGCAGCTTTCATTAACACTAGAGGCTGATTTTTGCCCCATGTAGACCGCCGCTTGGCCTACAAGGTCAGACACCTTACTCATTGCAGAGCCATTCTCATCGCATGAGCTGGCAGTTTCATTGACCGCTGTTTCACAGGCAGTAATCACTGGTTCGAAATTTTCTTCACACGTATCTTCGTTCAACTCACTGATAGCTTCGTCAGGAATCGGTGTCCCGTCCGCCGATGTTTGGTCCCCAGGAGTCTGGGAAGAGCCTGGCTTATCGGTTCTGATGATTTGATCCTCGGGCTCACGAGGTAAAAGGTATTCAAAAGTTGTCTGTACAGTTTTTGTACCGTTTGGATAGCATTCCTTTTTACAAGTAGGGCCATCTTTCCCTGCAATAGCGCAACGTCCATAGCAGATCGTCTCTTCATCCACGCGGGGATCAAGATGATATTCGCAGTATCGTTGACAACCAGCCTCTGGCTTTTTGGCTCTTTTTTCGCAGGCGCGCCAGCAATCCGCATTTATATCTGTATGTTCCTGGGCAAAGGTATACTGACTACCGAAAAATATGGAAAATCCAAAGATCAACGCGCAAAACAACTTCATGTTGATCTTATCGGAACCGAGAAACTTTTTATTTAATTTTTGATTACTGGAAATATGGAAAAGCGCTGACTAATTTGTGCCCTTTTGCCGTCTCATTTTAAGGCAGTAAAGTCGACTTTACAGATTCGTACCGATTTTTAACCTTTTCCCATATATTACTGTGGGGTCCAGTAATGCCGTCTTCACCTACTTTTTCTGTGGTGCCGGCAAGACCTCTCGCGGGAGCATTCACTTGACCAGGAAGAAATTTTCTTAGCTCTTCAAGCGCAATTTTTTCTTTTTCAGTCATTTCTTCACTAGGTTCATCCGTAGCAATCGTCTTTTTTGCAGACTCGATCGCGACAACAGGCTCGGCGGTATTCGGTTTCGCAGCAGCGCTGCCGCCATAAAATCCACCAAGTACGCTGCGATCACTGATGTTCTTTCGTGATTTCAGTTTCTTGTTTGCAGCTGCAGCACCTAGTTTAGAACTCAACGAAGGATCGCTACCTTGTTTGCCATCTGCAGCCGGATCGTCAGGTACACCAACGTGATCTCGGTGTTTCAACTGATCCATGTCTGAAAGATCTAAATTGTTTTTGGAGCTCTTTGGCTGGCGGTTAGCTAGTTCGGAGTTTGCATCCAACGAATTGCTCGCAGCTGATGATCTGCACATAGAATGATTTGGATTTCCACGACATACACAAACTTTGTTGTTAGCCATGCTTGGATGAGTGCAATCCATCTTTTCTTGGGCTGAACTGCCGCAGCCAGGATAATCTGGATTTTTCATGCAAAGTTCCGTTGGACCGGTTCCAGCACCTGCAGTCAGTGAAGCACAGTCTTGCGAGTTCATAGTGATCTGGGAATAGTTTTGTGCCGCCGCCTGCGCGTCGTTCATTTTCCCTGTGAAGCCAGAGCAGGTGTTGCGATTCTGGTTTAAAGCCTTCCGCGCTGCAGTTTGTGCAGCTAATGACTTTTGATCGCCGCACATAGGAACGATGCGAGTCACCGAACAGGTTGCGACACAGTTTTTTATCCCTGAGTTGCAAGTTTGGCGGTACAGCATTAAACCTGCACTGACTCCTTTGCTTAAGGTAGCCATTTTGGAACAACTTTCATTCACACTCGAGGCTGATTTTTGGCCGATGTAAACGGCGGCCTGACTGACTAAATCAGAAACCTTACTAAGTGAAGAGCTATTTTCATCACAACTAGCGGAAGTGTCGTTAACCGCAGATTCGCAAGCCTCGATAACCGGAGAAAAGTCTTCTTCACAAGGCTTTGTATCTATTACCTCTGAGTGAGCACTGCTGTCGTCACTGCCAGTTCCAGTACCAGGTTCTTGTTTTTTTGGAGGCGGATACTTGTCATGACATCTTGTGGGGCATTTGTCGCCAGGACATACTTCTTCGCATTTAATTTCAATATCTTTTCCCGGAGGAGTAGGTACGAACTCCGCACCTTCGCCAGACGAATTTCCCATAGGTCCTGGCAGGTCGCCCATATTTCCATAGGCTATGTCGTCTGGGCAAGTATCCATACAGTCCGCGAGTTGGGAGTCTGGCACATCGCCCAGCTTCTTTGTACAATAGTTTGCGCAAGCAGCAGCATCATAAGCGGAAGCTGTATAGTTGAAGCCGAATAGAACGAAGAAAAAAAATAAAGACTTCATTAAGGTGCTTATCGGCTTTTCATTGATCTTTGCAAAGTCTCGCAAATAAAAAATCATTTAATATCTGTGTCTCATTTTGATTCTAGTAAGACGGCAATGTTATTTGCGCCATTCGCTGATGGTCATAATAAAGCTCGACAGCAGCCGTTTCACTCGCGGTGGATCGTTTGCTGTAAATTTCTAATGGCAATTCTTTATCGTTGTACTTTAATGCTCGGGCTTGAAGCTTTCCCTCAGGATAAATAGGGTAAACCACAGTGTCTTTATGTGAGACACGGCTAAGACGGTTTTCTTCGTCATAGAAGAATTCGATCTTTTTGCCACCGGGTTTTGAGGCGCTGATCATGCGATCTTCTTGATCATAAGACAGGGCGTATTTAAGTTTATCTGCAACATGTCCTAAAGCGATTTGTTCGACTAAAACTGCAACCACCAAGTCACGGCTGGCACCTTGTTTGTAACTATAAGTACGTGCTTCAAATGGCGAACTTACTTTTACGATCTGACCTTTGTTATTTCTTTCAATCTTTGTAATCACGGTACCACGCGGACGGTGTTCAGTAACAGTGACGACATTACCATGGTCATCGTATTTATATTCTCTGCGAATTCCGCTTTCATCCACTTCGGCAGCAACGATGCGCCGATTATCTAATGAATAAGAATAGGCATAACTTCGTTCAATGATCACGCCACCGTCACATTTTTTAGAAATACTGACTGCATAGCGCGCAGGGGATTTCGTTGTATCTGTTTTATAATCATAATTTTCAGAACAGATATCTGTGCCTTTTAAACTTTTCACCCAGTCATTGCCATTGTAAGTGATATCGATACTTTTTTGCCCGGGCCAGGTGGCTTTAACAAGGTTGTGTTCAGTATCGTATTGATAAGTGTAGGTATTACCCCAGTAGTTCGTCGCACTGATTAAGTCATTATTTTTATAAGTGTAAGAGGCGATAACTTCCTTCATCGCTTTGTTACCGATCTTTTTGCTTAAGAACGTGATCTGCGTGATTCGCCCCTCATCATTGGTGTTAACCAAAGCTTTGCGCCCGTTGCCATCGGAGACTTCTTTAAGGTGCTTTTTTTCGTTATACTTTAATGAAACGTAGTCTAAGCCTTTTTTGATTTCAGTCAGTCTTCCGTTTTTATCAAAGACATCGACAGTTCCATCTTTATAGCTGCGCAAAAAATTAGAACCCTGCTTTACGATAGTACCATTGGCATCAGAATGTGACTTAAAGACAGAGCCCTTTTTTGAGTACTCAGTCTCTGCACCGTCCCCGCAATGTTTAACTAAAATTGATTCCTTATCAGCGATAAGTTTAGTTTCTAAATCAGAACACCAACCATAACCAAACCATCCGACATAAGTGGACCGACTGTTATAAGTTCTTTCAAGAGTGAGTTTTAGATCCAGGCCTTTACCTTGGTAATCAATCCAAGATTCCATAAACGATCCAGACGAAGAATCGACTAGGGCAGAAGCGTGAAAGGAAAAAACCAGTGCGGACAAAAACGTTAAGTGCCTGATCATGGGAACTCCCTATATAGAATATTATCTGTTTAGTTTGTGGTCCTGTAAAAGAAATTATTTTCGACTTGGACTGAGGTGCTAATATAAAATTGTATAAGGCAAGGACGGGTGAGTTTATGAAAATTCTAGTGGTTACTTTTATGCTATTGATTTTCCCGATTGCAGGTTTTGCTACGGATCCAAACTTGGATTCCTATAAACGCGCAGGGGAGTGTTTAGACCTTACTAAAAACAAAGACTGCGTTTACTGCCCCCAGCAAAAAAAGTTTATCAGTCTAGCACAAGACTCTAGACCGCAAAGTGCCCCTGCCCAACAGCAAGTCATTGAAGATGGCTCTGAAACAAAAGAAGGCAACAGATAATGAAAAATAAAACCCTCGTTATTTTGATGCTTTTAGTGTTAGTGGCATCTTTTACTGTCAATGACGCTCAAGGAATGGCGCGTGCTAAAAGCTTTTTTTCAGCCATCGGTACTAAGACGTCTAATCTGTTTGGAAAAGCTCGTTCCACTTTCACATCCTGTGCAAGTTGTTACAAAGGTTATGCAGGCAGAAAACCACCAGATAACAGCGAACTTCCACTATGGCATTATGTTGATCGTGGACCCGCATGGACTGAGATGACTTTAGCGGCGATTGACAGGGAAGGACTTACTGCCTTTAGCCCTAAGGATATGGAAGAGTACTGTCCTAACTGGAACAGTCTTACCAAGGATCAACGACGAACTTTCTGGTTGCAGTTTTCTGCCAAGCTTTGCGAAATTGAATCTGACTTTACGCCCACGGCGACTTACAGGGAAAAAAACGGGACTTTGAGTAACGGACTTTTCAGTATGTCCGTCGGTGATGAGTGCGGCATGATGCACGAACCGAAAGACACCTTTGATGAAAAAAAGAACATTGATTGCGCGATCCGAACCATGCGCTATAACTTGCAAAGAAACAATTACGTCTGCAAAGGTTTAGATAAAGGACTTTGTGCTTACTGGGGTCCCCTTCGCCCGGGACGTGATAGTGGAGCGAACTTAAAAGCCTACACGAAACAACTTCTGTACTGTCGCCGATAACAAAAAAGCGGCTTATTAAGCCGCTTTTCTGTTTTAATTATTCTCTTTTACCGCGTTTTCTTTTTCTTGCGCTGCTTTTTCTGCGGCGGCCTTATCGGCAGCTGCTTTATCTGCGGCTGCTTTATCTGCAGCGGCCTTATCGGCAGCCGCTTTATCAGCCGCCGCTTTCTTCGCCGCCGCTTCTGCCGCGGCTCTTTCTGCAGCTTGTTCTTCTTTTAAAGGAACTGCAGGTTTCCCAGTACAGACTGGAAGATTTCTTGTATACCGCAGGATGGCTGCTTTATTGGCCTTGGTCTGATTCACATAGTGCTTCGGATGATCATTGATAGGTTGCCACATAACCCCTAGGCCCTTGTTGTAATCACTACCAATGTATCCATTATTTGAAACAATGGACTTCATGCGGTTGATGGCGCAATCAATGTTTTTCTTGGGATCGCGACAATCATCATGGGTGCGAAGCCAAGGGCAGTTTCCCTTAGACATCTGAAATAGCCCGATGCTCATATCACCTGTAGAAGCACCCCTTGTTTCACGAAAGGAAAGATTGGTCTCAAATCCTGATTCGATTTCTGCAAGTTTTGAAGCAAATTGAAGCCAGAACTGTTCCCTTTGCGCAACGGATAGTTTATTCCAATTTGGACAGTAGTGTTGACCATCAATCGGATTCAGCTGCCCCAGGCCTTCTTTTTTTATCGCGGCCATGGTGTATTCTGTGTAACTAGCGCCACCCGGAGCATAATGCCATTGAGGCGCATTGGACCCTAGCTCAGGAGTTTCATATCTAGTTCGATTCGCAGTACACTGCGAACAACCCATCGTATTAAAACCTCTAGAAAACGGCGCGAACAGGGACTTAAAAAAGCTAGCTACTTTGCCTTCACCCATCGGCTTTTTAGACATCCCAGTAAGCGCAAGCAAACTGAAAGCAAGACACAGCCCAAGAAGGATTTTTTTATTCCAGCTTGGCATTAATTGACTCCCTCTTCAGTCACTTCTTCTTCGACTTCAAAACCTTCATCTGTTGGAGTCGCCTGTGTGGTATTCGTCGGCAAAGTAATTTTTAACTTTTTAAGAGGGCATTCGCCACAAGTGTTGTTATTCGAAATATCAGAGCATTCACCGGCGCGAAGATAGCTGTTAAGATTTGGATCTCCAGTAC
This is a stretch of genomic DNA from Bdellovibrio reynosensis. It encodes these proteins:
- a CDS encoding transglycosylase SLT domain-containing protein, whose amino-acid sequence is MPSWNKKILLGLCLAFSLLALTGMSKKPMGEGKVASFFKSLFAPFSRGFNTMGCSQCTANRTRYETPELGSNAPQWHYAPGGASYTEYTMAAIKKEGLGQLNPIDGQHYCPNWNKLSVAQREQFWLQFASKLAEIESGFETNLSFRETRGASTGDMSIGLFQMSKGNCPWLRTHDDCRDPKKNIDCAINRMKSIVSNNGYIGSDYNKGLGVMWQPINDHPKHYVNQTKANKAAILRYTRNLPVCTGKPAVPLKEEQAAERAAAEAAAKKAAADKAAADKAAADKAAADKAAADKAAAEKAAQEKENAVKENN
- a CDS encoding DUF6531 domain-containing protein; its protein translation is MIRHLTFLSALVFSFHASALVDSSSGSFMESWIDYQGKGLDLKLTLERTYNSRSTYVGWFGYGWCSDLETKLIADKESILVKHCGDGAETEYSKKGSVFKSHSDANGTIVKQGSNFLRSYKDGTVDVFDKNGRLTEIKKGLDYVSLKYNEKKHLKEVSDGNGRKALVNTNDEGRITQITFLSKKIGNKAMKEVIASYTYKNNDLISATNYWGNTYTYQYDTEHNLVKATWPGQKSIDITYNGNDWVKSLKGTDICSENYDYKTDTTKSPARYAVSISKKCDGGVIIERSYAYSYSLDNRRIVAAEVDESGIRREYKYDDHGNVVTVTEHRPRGTVITKIERNNKGQIVKVSSPFEARTYSYKQGASRDLVVAVLVEQIALGHVADKLKYALSYDQEDRMISASKPGGKKIEFFYDEENRLSRVSHKDTVVYPIYPEGKLQARALKYNDKELPLEIYSKRSTASETAAVELYYDHQRMAQITLPSY